Proteins co-encoded in one Medicago truncatula cultivar Jemalong A17 chromosome 8, MtrunA17r5.0-ANR, whole genome shotgun sequence genomic window:
- the LOC25501118 gene encoding TMV resistance protein N: protein MGVRPSFTYDVYISHSAEDTRFSFTRNLYKALCDKGIDTFIDDSSLRIGSEITPSLLKAIQESRIAIIIFSGNYASSIWCLEELTAILELKRNGRLVIPVFYDVDPSHLRHGTGSYGLALAKHKERFKDDIQKVNRWRTALHEAANISGLHFQFQHGESEFIETIVKKVGSKVNRAPLHVANYPVGLESRVHQVNSLLDLGSDDVVHMLGIYGIGGIGKTTIAKAVYNSISDLFDELCFLKDIRENSMKYGLVHLQQTILSDICRDGDIGIGHVSKGIPIIKQRFSRKKVLLVLDDVDKMEQIEVIVGRPDWYGPGSRVIITTRDKQLLASHGVERTYEVDALNGEKSLYLLCWNAFKTDKVDARYENILKRALTFASGLPLALQVLGSYLFGKSIEEGISSLHQYERVAGKHIQAVLKISYDSLEKEEQGIFLDIACFFNGYKLKDVNDMLLARYGESAKYSIEELIEKSLLKIDDGLVTLHNLIRDMGREIVRQESPNEPGKRSRLWLPQDVVEVLETNSGSSTIESLFLNFPKDEVNSNRSEGKKVNWDGDALKKMQNLRMLVIENGCFNKGASHLPNSLKVLKWRGYPSPSLPSDFHPKKLAILELPASCMGVIEPIQGFISLKDLSFRNCELITRIPDVSGLPNLEKLSFRDCEKLSKVHPSVGFLDKLTYLDAFNCNNLKTFPPIILPSLQQLNLSHCSALESFPEILGKMENITELRIIGSPIKELPSSIQNLNRLRKLELQICGMVQLPSSIAMFSQLCLVCVSECEGLWLSKQDIGEEWETKSLKTELLTLSYCNLSDDFLPTGLTWFANVKDLDLSGNNFTVLHACIKECHFLRSLKLDDCTLIQEITVIPCKLEKLSAKRCKSLKYIDLTEECQSLRELILDDCIYLRKIKGVLPNLDHFSAQNCTLLTSQCASLLVNQEMIEAGNKMFFFPGTKIPEWFSHRTSGDSISFWFRNKLQFSAICMCLVIGLVDELPISVKFSPKLFLNGNELSNGNQRVYKFRIATDHILLFDERPLKFVDNGETVFSCNKWNHFEVSYEDLVTDNGVPIREVAKYSGIHVSQEWIDIADIQFTQSRKTLINANLDPNSMVEPLQRGKIMTKRKRSEEDQIIVLSPPSLTSKQSPSPSEIEKGLVPQPTFPVKMPLGDVGRESSENLSDNEAYATAIQNDIPLNQRCGKGDDVELELVSCEEESSSNTKGSDSDDPFDLVNRKLHVSGKKTISSGASFGDANLRSIRETINALELLMIKDLSEVSADPSAHSKLRQLLDLLSASSHPKVTVEMKGAIAEFKRKVFASFHEFQATVESVNKLKNYENHLARIQQETVAGKYQWKDLKNSIKKVSSYIKAENSRKNELESEIATLRKQLATKEKDLKQLVLNLNNQETTLSTYSMSYASLNKHARALSEEADDLLASSSEIKHDGEAAEVEQSRLKWTWSIDLTGQLNKMKENILGFYG from the exons ATGGGTGTGCGACCTTCCTTCACTTACGATGTGTATATCAGCCACAGCGCTGAAGATACACGATTTAGTTTTACCAGAAATCTGTACAAAGCTCTGTGCGACAAAGGGATCGATACCTTCATTGATGATTCATCGCTTCGAATAGGAAGTGAGATCACTCCATCGCTTTTGAAGGCAATCCAAGAGTCCAGGATTGCCATCATTATATTTTCTGGGAACTATGCCTCTTCTATCTGGTGCTTGGAAGAACTCACAGCGATCCTTGAGTTGAAGAGAAACGGTCGCCTTGTTATACCAGTTTTTTATGACGTGGATCCTTCTCATTTGCGACACGGGACAGGAAGTTACGGTCTTGCACTCGCTAAGCACAAGGAGAGGTTCAAAGATGACATCCAGAAGGTCAACCGTTGGAGGACTGCTTTACACGAGGCGGCTAACATCTCCGGTCTTCACTTCCAGTTCCA GCATGGAGAATCTGAATTCATTGAGACTATTGTTAAGAAAGTCGGTAGCAAAGTTAATCGTGCTCCTTTACATGTTGCTAATTACCCTGTTGGATTGGAGTCTCGAGTGCACCAAGTAAACTCACTTTTGGATCTTGGTTCTGATGATGTAGTCCACATGTTAGGCATCTACGGTATCGGTGGAATTGGTAAAACTACAATTGCTAAAGCAGTATACAATTCAATCAGTGACCTGTTTGATGAGTTGTGTTTTCTCAAAGACATCAGAGAGAATTCAATGAAATATGGATTGGTACATCTCCAACAGACTATCCTTTCTGATATATGTCGTGATGGGGATATTGGCATTGGACATGTAAGTAAAGGAATTCCAATCATAAAGCAGAGGTTCAGCCGGAAAAAGGTTCTTTTGGTTCTTGACGATGTTGACAAAATGGAGCAGATTGAGGTTATTGTGGGAAGGCCTGATTGGTATGGTCCTGGTAGCAGAGTTATCATTACAACTCGGGACAAACAGTTGCTAGCAAGTCATGGGGTTGAAAGAACATATGAAGTGGATGCACTAAATGGAGAAAAATCTCTTTATTTGCTATGTTGGAATGCTTTCAAAACCGATAAAGTTGATGCAAGGTATGAAAACATTTTAAAGCGTGCATTGACTTTTGCCTCTGGGCTTCCATTAGCTTTACAAGTATTAGGCTCCTACTTGTTTGGCAAAAGCATAGAGGAAGGGATAAGTTCATTGCATCAGTATGAAAGAGTTGCTGGGAAACATATCCAAGCGGTACTCAAGATAAGCTATGATTCCTTGGAGAAAGAAGAACAGGGTATTTTTCTTGATATTGCTTGTTTCTTCAATGGATATAAGTTAAAAGACGTCAATGATATGCTTTTGGCTCGTTATGGTGAATCTGCAAAATATAGTATTGAAGAATTGATTGAAAAATCTCTCTTAAAGATTGATGATGGTCTTGTGACATTACATAACTTGATACGAGACATGGGCAGAGAAATTGTTCGACAGGAATCACCAAATGAGCCTGGCAAACGTAGTAGGTTATGGCTTCCCCAAGATGTAGTTGAGGTTTTAGAAACAAATTCG GGTTCTAGTACAATTGAAAGCTTATTTCTGAATTTCCCCAAAGATGAAGTGAACTCAAATAGATCCGAAGGTAAAAAAGTAAATTGGGATGGTGACGCTTTAAAGAAGATGCAAAACCTCAGAATGCTTGTTATTGAAAATGGTTGTTTTAACAAAGGCGCCTCACATCTTCCCAACAGTTTAAAGGTGTTGAAATGGCGGGGGTACCCTTCACCATCATTACCAAGTGATTTTCATCCAAAGAAGCTCGCCATACTCGAGTTACCTGCAAGTTGCATGGGGGTAATTGAACCAATCCAG GGGTTTATTAGTCTGAAGGATTTGAGTTTCAGAAACTGTGAACTGATAACTCGTATACCTGATGTATCTGGCCTCccaaatttagaaaaattgtCATTTAGAGACTGTGAGAAGTTATCTAAAGTTCATCCGTCAGTTGGATTTCTGGATAAACTTACATACTTGGATGCTTTTAATTGCAATAATCTGAAGACTTTTCCACCCATCATATTACCCTCTCTTCAACAGCTCAATCTTTCACATTGCTCAGCTCTTGAGAGTTTTCCGGAAATATTGGGGAAGATGGAAAACATAACAGAGCTTCGTATAATCGGAAGTCCAATAAAAGAATTGCCATCTTCAATTCAAAACCTAAATCGGCTTCGAAAATTAGAACTACAAATCTGTGGAATGGTTCAGTTACCAAGTAGCATTGCCATGTTTTCACAACTTTGTTTGGTGTGTGTTTCAGAATGCGAAGGATTGTGGTTATCTAAACAGGACATAGGTGAAGAATGGGAGACCAAGTCTTTAAAGACAGAACTTCTTACTCTGTCATACTGCAATTTATCAGATGATTTCCTTCCAACAGGTCTTACTTGGTTTGCCAATGTGAAAGATTTGGACTTATCGGGGAATAATTTCACTGTTCTTCACGCATGCATCAAAGAGTGTCACTTTCTGAGGAGCCTAAAGCTAGATGATTGCACGCTTATACAAGAAATTACAGTGATACCATGCAAATTAGAAAAACTTTCTGCGAAACGGTGCAAATCCTTGAAATACATAGACCTTACAGAAGAATGTCAATCTTTGAGAGAGCTTATTCTGGACGATTGTATTTATCTTCGAAAAATTAAAGGGGTTCTGCCAAACTTGGATCATTTCTCTGCACAAAACTGCACTTTATTGACTTCCCAGTGTGCAAGCTTGTTAGTAAATCAG GAAATGATTGAAGCTGGAAACAAGATGTTCTTTTTTCCAGGAACAAAGATTCCAGAGTGGTTCTCACACCGTACAAGTGGAGATTCAATATCTTTCTGGTTTCGTAACAAATTGCAATTCTCTGCAATTTGTATGTGTCTTGTTATTGGATTGGTGGATGAGCTACCTATCTCAGTCAAGTTTAGCCCCAAATTGTTCCTCAATGGCAACGAACTGTCCAACGGCAATCAGAGAGTCTACAAGTTCAGGATAGCTACTGATCATATACTTTTGTTTGACGAGCGGCCGCTAAAATTTGTGGATAACGGAGAAACAGTGTTTTCATGCAACAAGTGGAATCATTTCGAGGTTTCATACGAGGATCTTGTTACTGACAACGGGGTTCCAATCAGAGAGGTTGCCAAATATAGTGGAATCCATGTATCTCAAGAATGGATTGATATTGCGGATATCCAATTCACCCAATCCCGGAAAACATTGATAAATGCAAATTTGGATCCCAATTCAATGGTGGAGCCACTTCAAAGAGGAAAG attatgaCCAAGAGAAAGAGATCCGAGGAAGACCAGATCATTGTGCTGTCTCCCCCCTCACTCACATCAAAACAATCTCCTTCACCCTCTGAAATTGAAAAAGGCCTTGTCCCTCAACCTACATTTCCAGTTAAGATGCCTTTGGGAGATGTGGGAAGAGAAAGTTCGGAGAATCTTTCAGATAATGAAGCTTATGCTACTGCAATTCAAAATGACATTCCTCTCAATCAAAGATGTGGCAAGGGTGATGATGTCGAGCTGGAATTAGTATCCTGTGAAGAGGAGTCTTCTTCCAACACTAAAGGTTCTGACTCAGATGATCCCTTCGACTTAGTTAATAGAAAACTGCATGTTAGTGGCAAGAAAACCATATCTTCCGGGGCCAGTTTTGGAGATGCAAATCTAAGATCTATTAGAGAGACTATTAATGCCTTGGAGTTATTGATGATCAAGGACTTATCCGAAGTCTCTGCTGATCCTTCCGCACATTCCAAACTTCGTCAGCTCTTGGATCTATTGAGTGCAAGTAGCCACCCCAAGGTGACGGTAGAAATGAAGGGAGCTATTGCTGAGTTCAAGAGAAAGGTCTTTGCATCATTCCACGAATTCCAAGCCACTGTTGAATCTGTGAATAAGCTGAAGAATTATGAGAATCATCTGGCCAGAATTCAGCAGGAGACTGTGGCCGGCAAGTATCAATGGAAAGACTtaaaaaactcaataaaaaaggTTTCGTCGTACATCAAGGCCGAAAATAGTAGGAAAAATGAGCTAGAGTCAGAAATTGCAACTTTAAGAAAACAGCTAGCTACCAAAGAAAAGGACCTCAAACAACTTGTGTTGAATCTCAATAATCAGGAGACAACACTCTCAACTTATTCAATGAGTTATGCTTCTCTCAACAAACATGCTCGAGCACTAtcagaagaagctgatgatctACTTGCTTCAAGCAGTGAGATAAAACATGATGGCGAAGCAGCTGAAGTTGAACAGAGTAGGCTCAAGTGGACATGGTCTATTGACCTAACTGGCCAGCTTAATaagatgaaagaaaacattCTTGGCTTTTATGGGTAG